The genomic region GGGCATCGTTTAAGCCCTGCCCATACTGCCAACGTGAGTATGATAATCCAGTGATTAGTGGATTGCGTAGATACTATTATCAAGGCGTATCCTGCGGCTCATGCGGCCCTAGACTGAGGTTATTGACTAGCGATGGTGAGGTAATCGAGACGAGGGACCCAATTAAATACGTGGTTAAACTAATCGAGGAGGGCAGCATAGTGGCTATTAAGGGTGTCGGTGGCTACCACATATCGGCGTTGGCGACTAACGACGACGTGGTCCTCAGGCTTAGGGAGAAGAAGAGGAGACCAACACAGCCCTTCGCGGTGATGGCTCTCGACATTTACGTGGCCAGCAAATTAGTGCTTATAAATGACAGGGCTAGGGATGTATTGACATCGCCGCAGAGACCCATCGTACTTCTCCCCAAACTCCCCGACAGCCCAGTCTCTAAGTATGTATCCCCGGGTCTCGATAAGGAGGGCGTATTCCTACCATACACCGCACTTCATTACTTAATCCTCATGGACACCAGGGACAAGTTCCTGGTGATGACCAGCGGGAACATTCATGACCAGCCCATGTGCACGGACATAAACTGCGCCCTTAGGAAATTAGGTAAGGTTGTGGATTACGTGCTTGACCACGACCTACGCATAGCGCATAGGGTTGATGACTCCGTGGTGAGGTTCACCGATGGTGAATTAGTGATCATCAGGAGGTCCAGGGGCTACGCACCCATGTGGATTAAACTACCCACTAAACTGCGTAGGCCGGTGATAGCCTTCGGCGCAGACCTTCAAATGGCCGGCGCGGTGGCTATTAATGATAAGGTGATCCTGACGCAGTACATAGGTGATTTAGACTATGTGGAGACCCTGGACGACCTTGATAAGGAGCTTAGGTGGTTTAGTAGGACTTACAGGATTAAGGACCCCGTGCTTGTATGCGATGCCAACCCAGCGTATAGGTCCACGTGGTTATGCCATAGGTGGGCTGAGGAACTTAATGCGGAGGTGGTGAGTGTTTATCACCATCATGCGCATGCATTATCAGTTGCGGCTGATTGGAATGAGACCGATCAATTCGTTGCGGTGACGATTGATGGGGTTGGTTATGGAGTTGATGGCATGGCGTGGGGCGGTGAGGTGCTCGTGGTAGATGGCGCAAGCTTCAACAGATATGGGCATCTGATGTACGTGCCGATGCCAGGTGGAGATTTGGCTTCGTTATACCCGGTCAGGATGGTGATTTCTTACATGTCGAGGTTCATGGGCGATGAAGATGTGATCAATTACCTAAGGAGACTCAACCTACTCAGGGGTTTACCGAATGGCGAAATTGAGGCCAGGGTAGTGCTTAGGCAATTGGGCAGTTCAATAATGACCTCAGGCGTTGGTAGGTTCCTGGACGCGGTATCGGTGTTGCTGGGCCTATCCTTACGTAGAACCTATGAGGGTGAGCCAGCAATAACCCTAGAGGCGGCCGCCCGCGGTGGCTCATTAATAAATGGGTTTAAGGTAAGTATAAGTCGCGCCAACAAGTCATTGGTAATCGACACGGTTTCCCTCTTTGAGCAAGCAATGGAGGCCATGCTTAGCGGAGCTAAGGTAAGTGATATAGCTTATACAACGCAATACCTGTTAGGGAGGGCCTTCGGGGAGGTCGCATGTGATGCGGTTAGGGAGGTGGGCAATAGGAACGTGTATGTAGGCGGTGGTGCCGCGGTGAATGATTACGTGATAGGCGGATTACGTGAGGAATTACGAAGATGCAACGCTGATATAAAGCTCCCCAGGAGGGTACCACCGGGTGATGGTGGCATCGCCCTTGGGCAGGCATATTACTTATCGCATTTTCTATAGTCAGGAATCAAGATTTATTAAGCATAAGTGCCAATACCCCATAATGTCTGAATCACGTATAAGGCTTGCACATGGATCTGGCGGTGTCGAGACATTGGAACTCCTTGAAAGGCTTATTTTCAGTAAGGTTGATGATGCGCTTAAAAAGGTGGGTAATGGCGTTGGTATTGATTATCCCGACGACGCGGCGGCGATACCCTTACTAAGTGGTGAGTACTTAATTGTTACGGTGGACGCCTACACCGTGAACCCACCATTCTTCCCAGGCGGGAACATAGGCGTTTTGGCGGCATCCGGCTCAATAAATGACGTATTGATGATGGGTGGGAGGCCCATAGCAATGCTGGACTCAATAGTTGTTGAGGAGGGCTTCCCCATGAATGACCTTGAAACAATAATTAATTCCTTCATTGAAACGTTAAGGAGTGAAAGTGTCGCATTGATTGGTGGGGACTTTAAGGTAATGCCTAAGGGACAGATTGATAGGATAGTAATTACCACGGTGGGTATTGGGTTAGCTAAGAGACTAATTATTGATAAACCACGGCCTGGGGATAAGATCATAGTTAGCGATTACGTGGGTGACCACGGCGCCGTCATACTACTCTACCAATTAGGCGGTGATATCAGTAGGGAATTGATTGAGAAGTCCAGGTTACGTAGTGATGTTAAGCCCTTAACAAGGCTCATGATCCCATTAATTGATAAGTACGGTGAGTACATACACGCGGCAAGGGACCCCACAAGGGGTGGCCTAGCCATGGCCCTGAATGATTGGGCCAGGTCCACGGGCACGGTAATCGTGGTCAATGAGGAGGACATACCAATCAGACCTGAAGTGTCCTCATACGCTGGGATGCTCGGTATAGACCCACTCTACCTAGCCAGTGAGGGCGTTGCGGTGCTAGCCGTGGATCCCGACGTCGCTGAGGACGTCGTAAATTACATCCGTGGTTTAGGTTTTGAAAACGCGAGAATAATTGGTGAGGTCAGGGAAAGCG from Vulcanisaeta distributa DSM 14429 harbors:
- the hypF gene encoding carbamoyltransferase HypF translates to MVTARKIHFIGIVQGVGFRPYVKVLADKYGIKGYVRNMGGGEVEVFIEGDDGAVNEFIHEFMNNRPRAIYIEEYSITEDVPRGFSEFKILESSNNVEAISIIPPDLAICDECLREVLDPGNPRRYRYPFNSCSYCGPRFAVIDSLPYDRHNTSWASFKPCPYCQREYDNPVISGLRRYYYQGVSCGSCGPRLRLLTSDGEVIETRDPIKYVVKLIEEGSIVAIKGVGGYHISALATNDDVVLRLREKKRRPTQPFAVMALDIYVASKLVLINDRARDVLTSPQRPIVLLPKLPDSPVSKYVSPGLDKEGVFLPYTALHYLILMDTRDKFLVMTSGNIHDQPMCTDINCALRKLGKVVDYVLDHDLRIAHRVDDSVVRFTDGELVIIRRSRGYAPMWIKLPTKLRRPVIAFGADLQMAGAVAINDKVILTQYIGDLDYVETLDDLDKELRWFSRTYRIKDPVLVCDANPAYRSTWLCHRWAEELNAEVVSVYHHHAHALSVAADWNETDQFVAVTIDGVGYGVDGMAWGGEVLVVDGASFNRYGHLMYVPMPGGDLASLYPVRMVISYMSRFMGDEDVINYLRRLNLLRGLPNGEIEARVVLRQLGSSIMTSGVGRFLDAVSVLLGLSLRRTYEGEPAITLEAAARGGSLINGFKVSISRANKSLVIDTVSLFEQAMEAMLSGAKVSDIAYTTQYLLGRAFGEVACDAVREVGNRNVYVGGGAAVNDYVIGGLREELRRCNADIKLPRRVPPGDGGIALGQAYYLSHFL
- the hypE gene encoding hydrogenase expression/formation protein HypE, which codes for MSESRIRLAHGSGGVETLELLERLIFSKVDDALKKVGNGVGIDYPDDAAAIPLLSGEYLIVTVDAYTVNPPFFPGGNIGVLAASGSINDVLMMGGRPIAMLDSIVVEEGFPMNDLETIINSFIETLRSESVALIGGDFKVMPKGQIDRIVITTVGIGLAKRLIIDKPRPGDKIIVSDYVGDHGAVILLYQLGGDISRELIEKSRLRSDVKPLTRLMIPLIDKYGEYIHAARDPTRGGLAMALNDWARSTGTVIVVNEEDIPIRPEVSSYAGMLGIDPLYLASEGVAVLAVDPDVAEDVVNYIRGLGFENARIIGEVRESEKYRGYVLQKTVIGGFRILEPPRGDLVPRIC